From the Neoarius graeffei isolate fNeoGra1 chromosome 1, fNeoGra1.pri, whole genome shotgun sequence genome, one window contains:
- the LOC132885202 gene encoding uncharacterized protein LOC132885202, with the protein MSGKKQKSLLSFWEAKAQKTKAGRSVDVPETERETVTSGTTNSYCWCSVCRQENSCGHQGVADVQRHIKSKAHQSKEQALQSTSRIGQFYPPVTVGGMTAQESKVTGFDPEDLAVDVGHWFRGSTNRKGYLTEFCDLHESEYMEILSHISIRWLSLEHCLNRILQQYKPLSSYFKSANEKQPRFTWLADALSNPITEVYLLFYQATLPAFSSLNLLLQKEKSSVFLLYEEVKYMRVQLCLCHWFFICCH; encoded by the exons atGTCAGGGAAGAAACAGAAGAGCCTCCTTTCCTTCTGGGAAGCCAAGGCTCAGAAAACAAAGGCAGGGAGGTCAGTTGATGTGCCAGAGACTGAGAGGGagactgtgacatcag GCACCACCAACTCCTACTGCTGGTGCTCAGTATGTAGGCAGGAAAATTCCTGTGGCCATCAAGGTGTCGCAGATGTGCAGCGACACATTAAGAGTAAAGCACACCAGTCTAAAGAGCAGGCACTTCAGTCCACAAGTAGGATTGGACAGTTTTATCCCCCAGTGACTGTTGGTGGCATGACTGCACAAGAATCCAAG GTGACTGGATTTGACCCCGAAGATCTGGCAGTAGATGTTGGGCACTGGTTCAGAGGCAGTACGAACCGTAAAGGTTACCTAACAG AATTCTGTGACTTGCACGAGTCGGAGTATATGGAGATACTTTCACATATCTCCATCCGTTGGCTGAGCCTGGAACACTGCTTGAATCGGATTCTGCAGCAATACAAGCCACTCTCCAGCTATTTCAAGTCAGCAA aTGAGAAACAACCACGCTTCACATGGCTTGCGGATGCATTATCCAACCCAATAACAGAAGTCTACCTGCTTTTCTATCAGGCAACGTTGCCAGCCTTCTCCTCCCTTAATCTCCTCCTTCAGAAAGAGAAATCATCTGTCTTCCTTCTCTATGAAGAGGTAAAATATATGAGGGTTCAGCTCTGTTTATGCCATTGGTTTTTCATCTGCTGTCACTAA